From the Patescibacteria group bacterium genome, the window CCGATGGTGTTAAACCCACTTGCTGACGAGTGGAAACTGATTGGCAAGAGCCCGCTCTATGATCCAGAGGTCATAGCTACTGTCAAACGCGACGAAGTTTTGCACGGCGTCGACGAGATTACAGAATACCGCCGTTTACTCCATGCTGCCTTCCTGATCATCGAAGCATTCTTCAAATTGATCGGATGGACGACTTATGACCTTAAGGTCGAGTGCGGAAGACTGAAAGAAGACTTTCAGCCGGAGGTCGGTCCGCTCCTAAAAGCGGGGACGATCGTCATCGCTGATGTAATCGACCATGACTCCTGGAGAGTATTGGACGAATCTGGCCGTGAAATGTCTAAGCAAGTTTTTCGTGACATGATCTTGGCTGGCAAACTGGATCAGGATGAGATCGCCCAGATCTACTCTTCCGTCGTCAGAGCCGTCGAGAACTTTCGGGTTCAAGAACAGGCGCTCGTGCTCTGGCGCGGCTCGGAGGATGATAATTTTCCGGATCTTCAACTCAATGGATCGATGGGCCGGCTCGATCTGAACAATTTGCCTGGTATCAAGGTAGAACGCATCACCGGCTCCGGTCACAAGCAGACTATAGCTTGTCTGGATCGTCTAAACGCGTTACAGGCACGCTACAAGTATGGTGCGATTATTGTCGAGGTCGGTCGTAGCAACGGTCTCGGCCCGACACTGGCTGCTCACACAATCTGGCCTGTCATTTCC encodes:
- a CDS encoding phosphoribosylaminoimidazolesuccinocarboxamide synthase, encoding MSLYKFDFPKGGKVIEGKTKALYEVLDYPGLLIAEYKSDITAFDDPRFTTVFGTKARDSNAVTCRIFELLQQAGLPVAYLGKLSETEFVAPRVQMAPVELITRRFVHPKGSIRKRRPELPPHYRFGELTFEVCLKTHNGGKYTNIFGAEVDLALPRVDDKPTDDPMVLNPLADEWKLIGKSPLYDPEVIATVKRDEVLHGVDEITEYRRLLHAAFLIIEAFFKLIGWTTYDLKVECGRLKEDFQPEVGPLLKAGTIVIADVIDHDSWRVLDESGREMSKQVFRDMILAGKLDQDEIAQIYSSVVRAVENFRVQEQALVLWRGSEDDNFPDLQLNGSMGRLDLNNLPGIKVERITGSGHKQTIACLDRLNALQARYKYGAIIVEVGRSNGLGPTLAAHTIWPVISRPASLEKCPGDIWSNLRCPSNDPMATIIDKGNAVLFALRQLAPLNPYVAAWLQYGVEQLEATPV